The genomic stretch CAAGCGAATTGCCGAGCTTGAAGCTGAAAACAAAGCGCTCAAAAAAGATCTTTCGGACGCAAAGGATACCGTTGAAGTGCTAAAAAAGTCCGTAGCCATTTTCATAAAACCGTAGAAGCAGCTACACCCAGTGAGAAATATGAATTCATCAAAGCTCACGCCTCCGGGCATTCTGTGGTGAAAATGTGCGATTTATTGAAAGTGTCCCGGAGCGGGTATTATGATTGGATGGGCAGGTCGCCATCTGAGCGATCTCGCAAGCATGCAAGGATTCTGAAAAAGATTAAGGCTATCCATAAAAAGTTCCCTATGTACGGCGTGGATCCTATTTGGGCTGAGGTAAAAGAATCAATCCCCTGCAGTCGCGGCACAGTTTATCGACTGATGCGAGAGCATGGAATACAGTCAAAGCGTAAGAGTAAGTGGAAAGCTACGACCAACAGTAAGCATAACCTGCCTGTTGCCCCAAATTTACTGAACCAGGACTTTGATGTTGAAACTCCCAACACTGTTTGGGTTAGCGATATAACCTATAATTGGACTGAAGAAGGATGGCTCTACACCGCTATTATCAAAGATTTATGTACAAAAGAGATTGTTGGATATGCAATGGACAAAAGAATGACAAAAAAGCTTGTGATCAAAGCACTATTGATGGCGCTAAGGAAAGCCAAACCTGGTTCCGACCTAATTTTTCACTCCGACCGCGGTAGTCAATATTGCTCTAAAGCTTTTCGAGCTCTACTTGAAGAGCACCAAATCCGTCAAAGCATGAGTCGCAAGGGCAATCCCTATGATAATGCACCAGCAGAGAACTTCTTCAGCTGCTTAAAGTGTGAATGTACTAACTTCCTGCATTTTAGAACCAGAAGAGACGCT from Desulfofalx alkaliphila DSM 12257 encodes the following:
- a CDS encoding IS3 family transposase; the protein is MKAHASGHSVVKMCDLLKVSRSGYYDWMGRSPSERSRKHARILKKIKAIHKKFPMYGVDPIWAEVKESIPCSRGTVYRLMREHGIQSKRKSKWKATTNSKHNLPVAPNLLNQDFDVETPNTVWVSDITYNWTEEGWLYTAIIKDLCTKEIVGYAMDKRMTKKLVIKALLMALRKAKPGSDLIFHSDRGSQYCSKAFRALLEEHQIRQSMSRKGNPYDNAPAENFFSCLKCECTNFLHFRTRRDAKQTIFEYIEIYYNRQRRHAALGWISPLKYKHQLAAMAA